In Aequorivita sp. H23M31, a single window of DNA contains:
- a CDS encoding YtxH domain-containing protein: protein MANTGQNLVALLTGIVIGAGLGILYAPEKGSETREKLSKEAKKTQKKLSKQFKETTQNLSEKAQMAKLSFEEKLSETLSSASYKADDILAAMEDKLEALRKQNAKLQIDNTVEQVKTKAQKTTL, encoded by the coding sequence ATGGCAAATACAGGTCAAAACTTAGTTGCGCTTTTAACCGGTATAGTAATTGGAGCAGGATTAGGTATTCTTTATGCTCCTGAAAAAGGATCGGAAACTAGAGAAAAACTCAGTAAAGAAGCGAAAAAAACACAGAAAAAACTGAGCAAACAATTTAAAGAAACTACCCAGAATCTAAGTGAGAAAGCTCAGATGGCAAAATTGAGTTTCGAAGAAAAGCTAAGTGAAACTCTTTCTTCTGCGAGCTATAAGGCAGATGATATCTTGGCGGCGATGGAAGACAAATTGGAAGCTTTGAGAAAGCAAAATGCGAAGCTTCAAATAGATAATACTGTAGAACAAGTAAAAACAAAAGCTCAAAAAACTACCCTATAA
- a CDS encoding glutamine--tRNA ligase/YqeY domain fusion protein has protein sequence MEKEATPLNFIEHIIEEDLRTGYKKDQLRFRFPPEPNGYLHIGHASSICLNFGLGLKYNAPVNLRFDDTNPAKEEQEFVDAIKRDIHWLGFEWSEERYASDYFQQLYDWAVQMVNDGKAYVDSQTSEHIAEQKGTPNTPGKPSPYRDRPIEENLELLEKMKNGETKEGEHVLRAKINMESPNMLMRDPVMYRTVNRAHHRTGTDWKIFPMYDWTHGESDYIEQVSHSFCTLEFLPHRELYDWFLDQVVDQEKLRPKQREFARRNLSHTVVSKRKLAELVANGVVNGWDDPRMPTISGLRRRGYTPESIKNFAESIGVGKRENLIDVSHLEFNIREDLNKKVPRIMVVLDPVKLIIDNYPEGKTEMLDAENNPEDDNAGFRKLPFSRELLIEREDFLEEANRKFFRLTIGKEVRLKNAYIIKGESVVKDADGNITEIHCTYDPDSKSGSGSEASLRKVKGTLHWVSAAHAVPVEVRLYDRLFTEASPDTIKDRDFMEFVNPESLTIVTGYSEPSITCAKAEDKFQFQRLGYFVVDKDTSAEKIIFNRTVPLRDSWAKLAE, from the coding sequence ATGGAAAAAGAAGCGACACCACTCAATTTTATCGAGCACATTATAGAGGAAGATTTACGAACAGGATATAAAAAGGATCAGTTGCGCTTCCGTTTTCCGCCGGAACCAAATGGTTATTTACATATTGGTCATGCTTCATCTATATGTTTGAACTTTGGATTGGGATTAAAATACAATGCTCCAGTCAATCTCCGCTTTGATGATACGAATCCCGCTAAGGAGGAACAGGAATTTGTAGATGCAATAAAACGCGATATCCACTGGTTGGGTTTTGAATGGAGTGAGGAAAGATATGCTTCTGATTATTTTCAGCAACTTTATGATTGGGCAGTTCAAATGGTGAATGATGGAAAGGCCTATGTAGATTCCCAGACTTCAGAACATATTGCTGAACAAAAAGGAACTCCGAATACTCCAGGAAAACCAAGCCCATACCGGGATAGACCTATTGAGGAGAATTTGGAATTGCTCGAGAAAATGAAAAATGGAGAGACCAAAGAAGGTGAGCATGTTCTCCGCGCAAAAATTAATATGGAATCTCCAAATATGTTAATGCGCGATCCTGTTATGTATAGAACGGTTAATAGGGCTCACCATAGAACGGGTACGGATTGGAAAATCTTTCCAATGTATGACTGGACACACGGAGAGAGCGACTATATAGAACAAGTATCGCATTCCTTCTGTACACTTGAATTCCTGCCCCACAGAGAGCTTTACGACTGGTTCTTGGATCAAGTGGTAGATCAGGAAAAATTACGCCCTAAACAACGTGAATTTGCACGTAGGAATCTTAGCCATACAGTTGTGAGTAAGCGAAAATTGGCAGAACTTGTGGCGAATGGTGTAGTAAACGGTTGGGATGACCCTCGTATGCCTACCATTTCTGGATTACGCCGAAGGGGTTACACCCCAGAATCCATAAAAAACTTTGCAGAGAGTATAGGAGTGGGAAAAAGAGAAAATCTTATCGATGTATCTCATTTGGAATTCAATATTCGCGAGGATTTAAATAAAAAAGTACCTCGAATAATGGTGGTTTTAGATCCGGTGAAATTAATTATCGATAATTACCCCGAGGGCAAAACCGAAATGTTGGATGCCGAAAACAATCCTGAAGACGACAATGCTGGTTTCCGAAAGTTGCCTTTTTCAAGGGAATTATTGATTGAAAGGGAGGATTTCTTGGAAGAAGCAAATCGCAAGTTTTTTAGATTGACGATAGGCAAGGAAGTGCGACTTAAAAATGCATATATAATAAAGGGAGAAAGCGTGGTTAAGGATGCGGATGGAAATATTACGGAGATCCACTGCACATATGATCCTGACAGTAAGAGTGGCAGCGGTTCCGAAGCATCCTTACGCAAGGTAAAAGGAACTTTGCATTGGGTTTCTGCAGCGCATGCCGTGCCTGTGGAAGTACGACTCTATGACCGGTTGTTTACTGAGGCCTCCCCGGATACTATAAAAGATAGGGATTTTATGGAATTCGTAAATCCTGAGTCCTTGACAATTGTAACAGGATATTCTGAACCCAGTATAACATGTGCAAAAGCGGAGGATAAATTCCAATTTCAGAGATTGGGATATTTCGTAGTGGACAAGGATACCAGTGCTGAGAAAATCATATTTAATAGAACTGTCCCATTGCGGGATTCCTGGGCAAAGCTTGCTGAATAA
- a CDS encoding phage holin family protein encodes MFEDLSKSLHNVTDRIEDFGLSTIEYYKLRLFKSSMKGAISLVNLLVYGSLSLFVMLFLSVGAALWLATFFEQAFIGFLLVGGFYGLLLIFMFVFGRKIIARTMLYNFSSLLYDEDDIEPKEAARQEVEEFVALKKEEIREEISE; translated from the coding sequence ATGTTTGAAGACCTATCCAAAAGTTTGCACAATGTGACAGATCGCATTGAGGATTTCGGATTGAGCACCATTGAGTATTATAAACTACGTTTGTTTAAATCATCTATGAAAGGTGCTATTTCTTTAGTCAATCTATTGGTTTATGGTAGTCTTTCTTTGTTCGTAATGCTTTTTTTATCTGTAGGGGCCGCTTTATGGCTCGCCACATTTTTTGAACAGGCATTTATAGGGTTCTTGCTGGTAGGAGGGTTTTATGGCCTCCTCCTTATTTTTATGTTTGTTTTTGGAAGAAAAATTATAGCACGGACCATGCTTTACAATTTTTCTAGTTTATTGTATGACGAAGATGATATAGAACCAAAGGAGGCGGCGAGACAGGAAGTAGAGGAGTTTGTGGCCTTAAAAAAGGAAGAAATTCGAGAAGAAATTTCTGAGTAA
- a CDS encoding ribonuclease R family protein, producing MPKYKKKKNKIENLSQTILDILRKDHSKPYTYKQIAAKLQLDDASSRNQIIKKLKDLQHKGSIQEIERGKYILTPSQNYYTGRVDIAGRGQGYIIVEDLEDDIFVSNKNLNKALNGDTVEVYVFKRKRGGKSEGEVTKILERKRTEFVGTIQVHDNFAFVNVSDGKMYTDIFVPKDKINGAKNGEKVLVAMEDWPEKAESPFGSVIKILGMPGEHNTEIHSILAQYGLPYEFPQEVEDYANQIDTSIKESEIKKRRDMRSDLTFTIDPKDAKDFDDALSFKKLENGNYEIGIHIADVSHYVTPGNVLDDEAYERATSVYLVDRVVPMLPEILSNNACSLRPDEEKYTFSAVFEINPKAEVVNQWFGKTVTLSDARFAYEEAQHIIETNETSSTSYSPGINSVEKSFNFEIPANISISDKEYVVKPEIAEAILEMDKLAKILRRKRMRAGAISFDKVEVKFILDENSNPIGVYFKESKDANKLIEEFMLLANRSVAEYIGKQKPQKTFVYRVHDEPDDEKIAALENIIKRFGYKLNTKDRHSTATSMNKLLKDVQGKKEQNLIDTLAIRSMSKAIYTTHNIGHYGLAFDYYTHFTSPIRRYPDIMVHRLLQHYLENGKSANEEEYEEKCAHCSDMENLATNAERDSIKYMQIKYMQDHKDEEFVGVISGVTEWGIYIEIISNKCEGMVRLQDLQDDRFEFDRDEYAVIGQRTHNVYRLGDEVNVKVKNADLVKKHLDFTMLGHHEEK from the coding sequence ATGCCGAAATATAAAAAGAAGAAGAATAAAATTGAAAATCTTTCCCAAACCATACTAGATATTCTTCGGAAAGATCATTCAAAACCCTATACCTACAAACAGATTGCTGCTAAATTACAATTGGATGATGCGAGCAGCAGAAATCAAATAATCAAAAAACTTAAGGACTTACAGCACAAAGGCAGCATTCAGGAAATTGAGCGCGGCAAGTATATTCTTACACCTTCCCAAAATTATTATACAGGAAGGGTCGACATCGCTGGTCGTGGCCAGGGTTACATTATTGTTGAGGATTTAGAAGACGACATATTTGTAAGTAATAAAAATCTGAATAAAGCACTAAATGGTGATACGGTCGAAGTGTATGTTTTTAAGAGAAAAAGAGGTGGAAAATCTGAGGGGGAAGTAACAAAAATCCTAGAACGTAAACGGACGGAATTTGTAGGAACCATTCAGGTGCATGACAATTTTGCTTTTGTAAATGTTAGCGACGGTAAGATGTACACCGATATTTTTGTTCCAAAGGATAAAATAAATGGAGCCAAAAATGGTGAAAAGGTATTGGTTGCCATGGAAGATTGGCCTGAAAAAGCCGAATCTCCTTTTGGTAGTGTTATTAAAATTCTTGGAATGCCCGGGGAGCACAATACTGAAATTCATTCTATTCTCGCCCAATATGGACTGCCGTATGAATTTCCGCAGGAGGTTGAAGATTATGCCAATCAAATTGATACTTCCATCAAGGAATCCGAAATTAAGAAACGAAGGGATATGCGAAGTGATCTTACTTTCACCATAGATCCAAAAGATGCGAAGGATTTTGACGATGCCCTTTCTTTTAAAAAATTAGAAAATGGTAATTACGAAATTGGGATCCATATAGCCGATGTTTCGCATTATGTAACTCCAGGCAACGTGCTGGACGATGAAGCTTATGAAAGAGCTACTTCCGTTTATTTGGTAGATAGAGTAGTTCCGATGCTTCCTGAAATCCTTTCCAACAATGCCTGTTCCCTTCGTCCTGATGAAGAAAAATATACTTTTTCTGCGGTGTTTGAAATAAATCCAAAAGCAGAGGTTGTTAATCAATGGTTTGGGAAAACGGTCACTCTTAGCGATGCTCGTTTTGCTTATGAAGAAGCGCAACACATTATAGAAACAAATGAAACTTCGAGCACATCGTATTCGCCTGGTATAAACTCTGTCGAGAAGTCTTTTAATTTTGAAATCCCGGCAAATATTTCAATCAGCGATAAGGAATATGTTGTTAAACCCGAAATAGCTGAAGCAATCTTAGAAATGGATAAGCTTGCGAAAATATTACGAAGGAAAAGAATGCGCGCAGGAGCGATCTCCTTTGACAAAGTAGAAGTAAAATTCATTTTGGATGAAAATAGCAATCCTATTGGAGTTTATTTTAAGGAAAGCAAGGATGCTAATAAATTGATTGAGGAGTTTATGCTTTTGGCAAATAGAAGTGTGGCCGAATATATAGGAAAGCAAAAACCACAAAAAACATTTGTTTACCGAGTTCACGATGAACCTGATGATGAAAAAATTGCTGCTTTGGAAAATATTATTAAGCGCTTTGGTTATAAATTGAATACCAAGGACCGTCATTCCACGGCAACATCAATGAACAAACTTTTAAAAGATGTTCAGGGAAAGAAGGAACAAAACTTAATAGATACCCTTGCTATTCGCAGTATGAGCAAAGCAATATATACTACCCATAATATTGGACATTACGGACTCGCCTTTGATTATTATACACACTTCACTTCACCCATTCGGCGGTATCCAGATATTATGGTCCACCGACTGTTGCAACATTATCTGGAAAACGGTAAATCGGCGAATGAAGAAGAATACGAGGAAAAATGTGCCCACTGTAGCGATATGGAGAATCTTGCAACTAATGCCGAACGCGATAGTATTAAGTATATGCAGATTAAGTATATGCAAGATCATAAAGATGAAGAGTTTGTAGGTGTTATTTCTGGAGTTACCGAATGGGGAATTTACATAGAAATTATATCCAATAAATGTGAAGGGATGGTTCGATTACAGGACCTTCAGGATGACCGATTCGAATTTGATCGCGATGAATATGCGGTTATCGGGCAGCGCACGCACAATGTCTATCGTTTAGGTGATGAAGTAAACGTAAAAGTAAAAAATGCGGATTTAGTGAAGAAGCATTTAGATTTTACGATGCTGGGACATCATGAGGAAAAATGA
- a CDS encoding DUF6327 family protein produces the protein MKRYSSFDEIDRDLKYLRLKSKIDKEEFKLGLRKSRNIISETFSPLNLLTSLASSLIKKAFYFKLLDKIVGITSHRK, from the coding sequence ATGAAACGTTATAGCTCATTTGACGAAATAGATAGGGATCTAAAATATCTAAGGCTCAAATCAAAGATAGATAAAGAGGAATTCAAGCTGGGTCTTAGAAAAAGTAGAAATATTATAAGTGAAACTTTTTCTCCCCTCAATCTTTTGACTTCCTTAGCCAGTTCTCTTATCAAAAAAGCTTTTTATTTTAAACTTTTAGATAAGATTGTCGGTATTACTTCCCATAGAAAATAA
- the folB gene encoding dihydroneopterin aldolase, translated as MDSIKLKNIRLYAYHGCLDEEGHIGSDYIVNLKVKVDLTPASLSDSLSETVDYVELQNIVRNEMAVRSKLLEHVAQRIMNSVLDQVKLVNKVEVTVAKKNPPIGGDVAEVSVTMKKKR; from the coding sequence TTGGATAGTATCAAATTAAAAAATATTCGTCTATATGCCTATCACGGTTGCTTGGATGAAGAGGGCCACATTGGTTCGGACTATATAGTAAATCTGAAAGTAAAAGTGGATCTTACACCTGCTTCTCTAAGCGATTCTCTTTCTGAAACTGTAGATTACGTAGAACTACAGAATATTGTTCGGAATGAAATGGCCGTGCGATCAAAACTTTTGGAACATGTAGCCCAACGGATTATGAATTCGGTATTGGATCAAGTGAAATTGGTAAATAAAGTGGAGGTAACAGTTGCAAAAAAGAATCCTCCCATAGGCGGGGATGTAGCAGAGGTGAGCGTAACAATGAAGAAGAAAAGGTAA
- a CDS encoding LysE family translocator, with amino-acid sequence MFDGLLYAAFYGFLMAFAVGPVFFTLIETAITKGIRAAIFFDLGALFADIIFILIAFFSTSKILEKVKHDPGLLIFGGVILIAYGIISYIRTNKSIFKIVREHYAVNVKKNLGGLFLKGFLLNFVNFGVLAGWIGVLIMANALTSSENGIFLFVVTVLSTFFLIDLLKMVLAKRLKNRMTPRFIFKTKKWVSILILAFGVILLFQGIFPKGMEAGLERIPGQTQLQEKPIPPPEVPQ; translated from the coding sequence ATGTTTGACGGCTTACTCTACGCAGCGTTTTATGGATTTTTAATGGCCTTCGCTGTTGGACCTGTTTTTTTTACTTTAATTGAAACTGCAATTACCAAGGGTATAAGAGCTGCTATCTTCTTCGATCTGGGTGCCTTATTTGCTGATATAATATTTATTCTTATCGCCTTTTTCAGTACGAGCAAAATATTGGAAAAGGTTAAACATGATCCTGGATTATTAATCTTCGGGGGAGTCATCCTTATTGCTTATGGGATTATATCTTATATACGCACCAACAAGTCTATTTTTAAAATAGTCAGAGAACATTACGCAGTTAATGTGAAGAAAAATCTGGGAGGATTATTTTTAAAGGGGTTTCTTCTAAATTTCGTGAATTTTGGTGTTTTAGCCGGGTGGATCGGAGTTCTAATAATGGCAAATGCGCTGACATCTTCTGAAAACGGAATTTTCTTATTCGTGGTCACTGTGCTATCAACCTTCTTTTTAATTGATCTTTTAAAAATGGTATTGGCAAAACGGTTAAAAAACAGAATGACGCCGCGATTTATCTTTAAGACGAAAAAGTGGGTAAGTATTCTAATTCTAGCCTTCGGCGTTATTCTCCTCTTCCAAGGAATTTTTCCCAAGGGAATGGAAGCAGGACTTGAAAGAATACCCGGACAAACCCAACTACAGGAAAAACCCATTCCTCCACCAGAAGTTCCGCAATAA